A section of the Zymoseptoria tritici IPO323 chromosome 9, whole genome shotgun sequence genome encodes:
- the MgRas2 gene encoding uncharacterized protein (MgRAS2 is a small GTPase localized to the plasma membrane and can be a positive regulator of either adenylyl cyclase or G-protein alpha subunit.), with product MASKFLREYKLVVVGGGGVGKSCLTIQLIQSHFVDEYDPTIEDSYRKQCVIDDEVALLDVLDTAGQEEYSAMREQYMRTGEGFLLVYSITSRESFDEIVTFQQQILRVKDKDYFPIIVVGNKCDLEADRKVSTEEGRQLAESFGCKFIETSAKSRINVDNAFYDIVREIRKYNKDMSGYPSGAAGGGGGRNGPKDEMGFQDQEGEAGCCAKCVVM from the exons ATGGCTTCCAAA TTCCTACGGGAATACAAActggtcgtcgtcggcggtggaggagtgggaaAGAGTTGTCTGACCATCCAGCTCATCCAGTCGCATTTCGTAGATGAATACGACCCGACAATTGAAG ACTCCTACCGCAAGCAATGCgtcatcgacgacgaagtCGCCCTCCTCGACGTGCTCGACACGGCCGGCCAAGAAGAGTACAGCGCCATGCGCGAGCAATACATGCGCACGGGTGAAGGCTTCCTGCTGGTGTACAGCATCACGTCGCGCGAGAGCTTCGACGAGATTGTCACGTTCCAGCAGCAAATATTGCGCGTCAAGGATAAGGACTACTTCCCGATCATTGTGGTGGGCAACAAGTGCGATTTGGAGGCGGACCGAAAGGTCAGCACGGAAG AGGGCCGCCAACTCGCCGAATCTTTCGGCTGCAAATTCATCGAGACTTCCGCCAAGTCACGCATCAACGTCGACAACGCCTTCTACGATATCGTGCGCGAGATCCGGAAATACAACAAGGACATGTCTGGCTACCCATCCGGCGCAgcaggcggcggtggaggccgGAACGGGCCAAAGGACGAGATGGGATTCCAGGACCAAGAGGGGGAGGCAGGGTGTTGCGCAAAGTGCGTCGTTATGtaa